A window of Paenibacillus polygoni contains these coding sequences:
- a CDS encoding ATP-binding cassette domain-containing protein, with translation MFIQLDRVSKRYGEKVVISDVSLQIHQGECLVLMGDNGSGKTTLLRLLAGLIYPTEGEVLRKKNGGTKKTLNRKTGYAIDRLPVTNFTAMEYLLAMGLMQGLSKKEIQYQTDKWFELFGLIEDKNEQIASYSKGMRQKVNIMQSLLGDPELLLLDEPLSGLDRNSQRNLIQLLLEYKKTKTTLVCASHEPYIVSELADRVAEMQRGKLIRLLQPEEIVTIDTTLVRVTNLSEAEAKLLSTAEGIIELSIQSTQSKKEAEPELTIIMHSSHSDLLLAHILAQGGSIQSVTKEEK, from the coding sequence ATGTTCATTCAATTAGATCGAGTATCCAAGAGGTATGGAGAGAAAGTTGTAATCTCGGATGTTTCTCTGCAAATTCATCAGGGAGAGTGTCTTGTGCTGATGGGGGATAATGGATCAGGCAAAACGACCCTCCTTCGATTACTTGCGGGGTTAATCTACCCAACGGAAGGCGAAGTACTAAGGAAAAAAAACGGTGGCACTAAAAAAACATTAAACAGAAAAACAGGATATGCGATTGATCGTCTACCCGTAACAAATTTTACAGCGATGGAATATTTACTTGCCATGGGACTCATGCAAGGTCTCAGTAAAAAGGAAATTCAGTATCAAACGGACAAGTGGTTTGAATTATTTGGACTTATAGAGGATAAAAATGAGCAGATTGCTTCTTATTCAAAGGGGATGAGACAGAAGGTAAATATCATGCAAAGCTTGCTCGGGGATCCAGAGCTTCTGCTGCTCGATGAACCTTTGTCTGGATTAGATCGGAACTCTCAGCGGAATCTGATTCAATTACTATTAGAGTACAAGAAAACAAAGACGACCCTAGTATGTGCGAGTCATGAACCATACATTGTAAGCGAACTTGCAGACCGCGTAGCAGAAATGCAAAGAGGAAAATTGATACGACTGCTGCAGCCTGAAGAAATAGTGACCATAGATACCACCCTAGTTCGCGTTACCAATCTTTCTGAAGCAGAAGCCAAACTCCTCTCTACCGCTGAAGGCATCATTGAACTTAGTATACAAAGTACACAGTCAAAAAAAGAAGCTGAACCCGAATTAACGATTATCATGCACTCCAGCCACAGCGATCTGTTACTGGCACATATTCTAGCACAAGGCGGATCGATACAATCCGTGACCAAAGAAGAAAAATAA
- a CDS encoding extracellular solute-binding protein, whose translation MKMWKKRNKGTSTLLAALLASAIGIAGCSSSNGGTAVTPETEPAPPKENVESTSFELGKEDLNFTFYGHYDWYTMPQWGGDEASRWIKDNKKVNVSAINSGGNAAQKLNTMIAASELPDVIWMDRNADVERLREAGALVPFDDYLDRYPNLKEWAGEETLNMLRSSDGKLYQFPNWYTSQPNGNAGYLVNKKMYTELDEPTLETTEDLYNYLVQVKAKYPNVVPFEPDLAVDGQGLDVLYGSFGEDHPPVFVKERAVPKDNQLTSIFLDPVFRESTQYASKLFREKLMAQDALTQTKDQIKEKVYTGRVAVAAGASPTEYGAVGDIELKKKDPNDGYFMIWPVHKEGLDKNKIWAGTYNSLGWNVSVITKSAKDPEKIFAFLDWYTSPEGQRVIMWGPEGKYWDGTDEDGAPKFTDAYVTDVEGRNKMMDATVNLQWNGNTVFVDNAKMKFEQSLPADQQNWETKYQSEVTWKTQFDATEYINLTAMPESEEGIIQQQLNEIFTEARAKALYAKSDEEVLSILDKAQENAVSIGYEKLLAYKTKKWQDNIAKISGK comes from the coding sequence ATGAAGATGTGGAAAAAAAGAAACAAGGGAACTAGCACCTTGCTAGCTGCACTGCTTGCATCAGCCATTGGAATTGCAGGATGTTCGAGTAGTAATGGAGGAACCGCTGTTACACCGGAAACAGAACCTGCTCCGCCAAAAGAAAACGTAGAATCCACTTCATTTGAACTGGGAAAAGAAGACTTGAACTTCACTTTCTATGGTCATTATGATTGGTACACCATGCCGCAGTGGGGCGGGGACGAAGCAAGTAGATGGATTAAAGACAATAAAAAGGTGAATGTATCTGCGATTAATTCCGGGGGAAATGCAGCTCAAAAACTAAACACGATGATTGCTGCTTCTGAACTTCCTGATGTCATCTGGATGGACCGTAATGCGGATGTGGAGCGTCTGCGTGAAGCGGGAGCACTTGTCCCATTTGACGATTATCTTGATAGATATCCGAACCTGAAAGAGTGGGCTGGTGAAGAAACGTTAAATATGCTTCGCTCCAGTGACGGCAAATTATATCAATTTCCGAATTGGTATACCTCGCAGCCCAACGGTAATGCGGGATACTTAGTTAACAAGAAGATGTATACAGAGCTGGATGAGCCAACACTCGAAACAACAGAAGACTTGTATAACTACCTTGTACAAGTGAAAGCAAAATATCCGAATGTAGTTCCATTCGAACCGGATCTTGCGGTAGACGGACAAGGACTAGATGTTCTTTACGGCTCCTTTGGCGAAGATCATCCTCCCGTCTTTGTTAAGGAAAGAGCCGTACCAAAAGATAATCAGCTGACTTCTATTTTCCTTGATCCAGTATTTAGAGAATCAACGCAATATGCAAGCAAATTGTTTCGTGAAAAATTAATGGCACAAGATGCACTTACTCAAACAAAAGATCAAATCAAGGAAAAAGTGTATACAGGGCGCGTTGCAGTAGCAGCAGGAGCAAGTCCGACAGAGTATGGTGCTGTGGGTGATATTGAGCTGAAGAAAAAAGATCCCAATGATGGTTACTTTATGATATGGCCTGTGCATAAAGAGGGTCTCGACAAAAACAAGATCTGGGCGGGTACGTATAACAGTCTTGGTTGGAACGTAAGTGTGATTACAAAAAGCGCGAAAGATCCAGAAAAAATCTTTGCTTTCCTTGATTGGTATACATCTCCTGAAGGCCAACGTGTTATTATGTGGGGACCTGAAGGGAAATACTGGGATGGGACAGATGAGGATGGGGCTCCGAAATTTACGGATGCTTATGTAACAGATGTAGAAGGACGTAACAAAATGATGGATGCTACAGTTAACCTTCAGTGGAATGGAAATACCGTTTTTGTTGATAATGCGAAAATGAAGTTTGAACAATCCCTTCCAGCAGATCAGCAAAACTGGGAGACAAAATATCAATCCGAAGTTACTTGGAAAACACAGTTCGATGCGACAGAGTATATTAACCTTACGGCAATGCCTGAGTCTGAAGAAGGAATTATTCAGCAACAATTGAATGAGATTTTTACAGAAGCAAGAGCAAAAGCGCTTTATGCGAAGAGTGATGAGGAAGTATTATCTATCCTGGATAAAGCTCAAGAAAATGCTGTGTCTATCGGATATGAAAAGTTGCTTGCTTACAAAACAAAAAAATGGCAAGATAATATCGCTAAAATTTCTGGAAAATAA
- a CDS encoding response regulator transcription factor: MYQVLIADDEILDLEGMRQFIPWTEIGLEVTGAVNNGFEALEVLETKHVDILVTDVHMPGMSGMELARKGLDLRPDLKLIFVSGYQDFAYVKEALSLQAYSYVLKPMDDKELIAVLQKITNELNEKLFREEMDLVFSQAAIKSIEYHLIETRVAHKSEQHADIYRLTTDAKALIFDKPLDCLVSYLLACDRVMVQEELKEMLGIAHGENVKSQLHFIVLYLLIRIDYYVSTQLNYPIGFIPLSENEVEKIKKNQTKSELLSWLTDHLLNLFDIENHPKFKQKKHAKVIGRAIHYIEEHLHLNVTLREVADVLSFSPNYLGAIFKEETGKSYNEYIITLRMEKARDLLKDPKIKVYEVADRVGYRYMPYFSRQFKETYGMTPIEYRRKA; this comes from the coding sequence ATGTATCAAGTACTGATTGCAGATGATGAGATTTTAGATCTCGAAGGAATGCGTCAATTTATTCCTTGGACGGAAATAGGGCTTGAAGTGACGGGAGCCGTAAATAATGGGTTTGAAGCTCTGGAAGTGCTGGAAACAAAACATGTCGATATTTTAGTTACAGATGTACATATGCCTGGAATGTCAGGAATGGAGCTGGCACGTAAAGGTCTTGATCTGCGTCCAGATTTAAAATTGATTTTTGTAAGCGGATACCAGGACTTTGCCTATGTTAAGGAAGCTTTGTCCTTACAAGCCTATAGTTATGTGCTCAAACCAATGGATGATAAGGAATTGATTGCCGTCCTTCAAAAAATAACGAATGAACTGAATGAAAAACTTTTTCGTGAAGAAATGGACTTGGTATTTAGTCAGGCAGCGATCAAATCGATCGAGTATCATCTAATTGAAACACGCGTAGCTCATAAAAGTGAACAACATGCAGATATATACCGTCTTACGACGGATGCCAAAGCACTTATTTTTGATAAACCGCTGGATTGCTTGGTTTCCTATCTGCTTGCTTGTGACCGAGTTATGGTACAGGAAGAACTTAAAGAGATGCTTGGAATAGCTCATGGTGAAAATGTTAAATCTCAACTACATTTTATCGTGCTGTATTTACTTATACGTATCGATTATTACGTCAGTACTCAATTGAATTACCCTATCGGTTTTATTCCTCTGAGCGAGAATGAAGTAGAGAAAATCAAAAAAAATCAAACGAAAAGTGAGCTCCTCTCTTGGTTGACTGATCATTTATTGAATCTATTCGACATAGAGAATCACCCGAAGTTCAAGCAGAAGAAACATGCTAAGGTAATCGGGCGGGCTATCCATTATATAGAAGAACACTTACATCTGAATGTGACTCTCCGCGAGGTTGCGGACGTGCTGTCCTTTTCTCCAAATTATTTAGGAGCGATTTTCAAGGAAGAGACGGGGAAAAGTTACAATGAGTATATTATTACCCTGCGTATGGAGAAGGCCAGGGATTTATTGAAAGATCCAAAAATCAAAGTATATGAGGTAGCTGATCGCGTCGGATATCGGTATATGCCTTATTTCAGCAGACAATTCAAAGAAACATATGGTATGACTCCTATTGAATATCGTAGAAAAGCATAA
- a CDS encoding ABC transporter permease, which yields MSQISTDTRVMERKKTRGLAVRLWKQWELQLMVIPALLIVFIFSYIPMYGVLMAFQDYSIFDGFWASPWVGFKHFEMFFNAPEFWTIMRNTLVISALKLIIGFPAPIILALMLNEVKQMAFKRVIQTISYLPHFLSWVIVAGFAMSILSTDNGSLNILLLSLRVIDEPIGFLGTAEYFWTILVSTNVWKEIGFNSIVYLAAIAGINPSLYEAAEMDGASRLKQISFITIPSIMPVIIIFFILAIGNLLNAGFEDILLLGSNPVLREVSDVIDTYVYRIGIENQRFSYATAAGLFKAVISVTLLTAANYIARRSGNSLW from the coding sequence ATGTCACAGATCTCTACGGACACTAGAGTTATGGAACGCAAAAAAACAAGAGGTCTAGCGGTTCGGTTATGGAAACAATGGGAGCTCCAGCTTATGGTGATCCCGGCGTTGCTTATTGTATTCATATTTAGCTATATACCGATGTATGGTGTGCTGATGGCCTTTCAGGATTACAGTATCTTTGATGGATTTTGGGCAAGCCCTTGGGTAGGATTTAAACATTTTGAGATGTTCTTTAACGCACCAGAATTCTGGACCATTATGAGAAATACGCTTGTCATTAGTGCGTTGAAATTAATCATTGGTTTTCCTGCTCCTATCATTCTAGCATTGATGTTAAATGAAGTTAAACAGATGGCATTTAAACGAGTGATTCAGACCATTAGTTATTTACCGCATTTTCTGTCTTGGGTTATTGTTGCAGGATTTGCAATGTCAATTCTCTCAACGGATAACGGCAGCTTAAATATTTTACTGCTGTCTCTGCGTGTCATTGATGAACCTATTGGATTCCTTGGTACAGCTGAATATTTCTGGACGATTCTTGTGAGTACAAATGTGTGGAAAGAAATAGGTTTTAACTCAATAGTATACTTAGCAGCGATCGCAGGAATTAACCCAAGTCTATATGAAGCGGCGGAGATGGACGGGGCAAGTCGACTAAAACAAATTTCGTTTATTACGATACCTTCCATAATGCCCGTAATTATTATCTTCTTTATCCTTGCGATTGGTAACTTATTAAATGCAGGATTCGAAGACATCTTGTTGCTTGGATCAAACCCGGTTCTCCGAGAAGTTTCCGACGTTATTGACACCTATGTTTACCGAATTGGTATAGAGAATCAGCGTTTTTCTTACGCTACAGCTGCTGGGCTTTTTAAAGCGGTGATCAGTGTAACTCTCCTTACGGCAGCTAACTATATCGCACGCAGATCGGGGAACAGCTTATGGTAG
- a CDS encoding carbohydrate ABC transporter permease: protein MKHRSLNDRLMMFIIYTLLILLGFSTFYPFWNALVVSFNEGMDTALGGITFWPREWTFENYSIVFQDSRILNGFYITIMRTVIGTLFSVLFTAMLAFAMSKQDLIGRKYYMVFFIVTMYFSGGLIPSFLVTRSLGLMDSFWVFIIPTLISVWNMIIFRTFFRGLPDGLLESAQIDGCGHFKTFFRIVLPLSGPVIATLSLFTAIFHWNEWFLPSIYINNENLLPIQSMLQQILNSNIMSEQMSQLDSAAQARMSRMRSVTTKSLSMATMMVATLPIIAVYPFVQKYFVKGVLVGSLKE from the coding sequence ATGAAACACCGAAGTTTGAATGATCGATTGATGATGTTTATCATCTACACTCTTCTTATTTTACTAGGATTCTCTACATTCTATCCTTTCTGGAATGCACTGGTGGTCTCTTTTAATGAAGGGATGGATACGGCTCTCGGAGGTATAACCTTTTGGCCCCGGGAGTGGACATTCGAGAACTACAGCATTGTATTCCAAGACAGCCGGATATTAAATGGATTTTACATAACGATCATGAGAACAGTCATCGGCACTTTATTTTCCGTTTTATTTACAGCGATGCTTGCGTTTGCGATGTCAAAACAGGACCTCATCGGCCGGAAATATTATATGGTCTTCTTTATCGTAACGATGTACTTCAGCGGTGGTTTGATTCCTTCATTTTTAGTAACACGGAGTCTTGGTCTGATGGATTCTTTCTGGGTGTTCATTATCCCGACGTTGATCAGTGTATGGAATATGATTATTTTCCGAACTTTCTTTCGTGGATTACCGGATGGGTTGCTTGAATCTGCGCAAATTGATGGGTGTGGTCATTTTAAAACTTTTTTCCGTATTGTCCTCCCGCTCTCCGGTCCTGTTATAGCGACTTTGTCTCTATTCACGGCAATCTTTCACTGGAATGAATGGTTCTTACCGAGTATTTACATTAACAATGAAAATTTATTACCAATCCAGTCCATGCTCCAACAGATACTGAATTCCAATATTATGAGTGAACAGATGTCGCAGTTAGACTCTGCTGCACAAGCCCGTATGTCTCGTATGCGAAGTGTTACCACAAAGTCGCTTTCTATGGCCACGATGATGGTTGCTACGCTTCCGATCATTGCCGTATATCCTTTTGTGCAAAAGTATTTTGTGAAGGGTGTACTGGTTGGCTCGCTGAAAGAATAG
- a CDS encoding ABC transporter ATP-binding protein, whose amino-acid sequence MNYTKNVTKRLFAYALKSKGTFIAALIMLSIGVAADLTAPFIAKNMIDNHVLSIEQPYFESEQGQDAVLYHGKHYKRYDRFHEGETQGEEIRILQSGRSFYLVNEPVTIESGNSTYENGVLTVTRGEQSASYKASPLSVDELFAFYKPELPGIYKLVGLYFIFLVIAIIMDFGKTYWLQSSANKVIQRLRTDVYAHIQRLPVHYFDNLPAGKVVSRITNDTEAVKDLFVAVLSNFFSGIITMIGVYIALFILDVKLGLISLFVVPLLVLWMVLYRKIATKYNTIIRSRLSEINAMINESIQGMSIIRIFRRQKKTYEEFEALNEDYMNHQNKMLNLNAFTTHNLVNVLRNLAFAIVLLYFGAGSIDGSSLISLGVLYAFVDVLSRLFQPVTGMVNQLANLDSSMVSAGRVFELMDETGEQVTDGSMPRYLGNVEFKDVSFAYNRDYVLKNISFEAKQGETVALVGHTGSGKSSIINLLFRFYDPQKGTITIDGQDVRDLPKQWIREHMGIVLQDPYLFTGTIASNVSLNDKKISRDTIEKALRDVGAEQLLSHLPQGFDEPVVEKGSTLSAGQRQLISFARALAYDPAILILDEATANIDTETEAIIQSALEVLKKGRTTFIIAHRLSTIRSSDQILVLHQGQIAERGNHDELMALGGRYYQMYQLQQGNILADSTVTDQVNHPALVQTSSQH is encoded by the coding sequence ATGAATTATACAAAAAACGTAACTAAGAGATTATTTGCCTATGCACTCAAATCGAAAGGTACCTTCATTGCCGCACTTATTATGTTATCGATCGGGGTTGCTGCTGACCTTACTGCTCCGTTTATTGCCAAAAATATGATTGATAATCACGTTCTCTCTATCGAACAACCTTACTTTGAGTCAGAACAAGGTCAGGATGCAGTTCTATATCATGGAAAGCATTACAAACGGTATGATCGATTTCATGAAGGAGAAACACAAGGTGAAGAAATTCGTATCTTACAAAGCGGACGCTCTTTTTATCTAGTAAATGAACCCGTCACCATAGAAAGCGGGAATTCTACTTATGAAAATGGAGTCCTCACCGTAACACGAGGGGAACAGAGCGCGTCTTATAAGGCATCTCCTCTATCGGTAGATGAGCTGTTCGCTTTCTACAAGCCAGAGCTTCCAGGCATTTATAAGCTAGTCGGACTCTATTTTATATTTCTAGTGATCGCAATCATTATGGATTTTGGAAAAACGTACTGGCTGCAATCTTCAGCAAATAAAGTCATTCAGCGGCTTCGCACAGATGTATACGCTCATATTCAAAGACTTCCTGTTCATTATTTTGATAATTTACCAGCAGGGAAAGTCGTATCTCGAATTACGAATGATACAGAAGCAGTGAAAGATTTGTTTGTCGCCGTGCTTTCTAATTTTTTCTCTGGAATTATCACCATGATCGGGGTTTATATTGCTCTCTTCATTTTAGATGTAAAGTTAGGGCTCATTTCCTTGTTTGTTGTTCCTCTACTCGTGCTGTGGATGGTCCTATATCGTAAAATTGCAACCAAATATAATACAATTATTCGTTCGAGACTAAGTGAAATCAATGCCATGATTAATGAATCTATTCAAGGGATGTCCATTATTCGTATATTCCGGCGTCAGAAGAAAACATATGAGGAATTTGAAGCATTAAACGAAGATTACATGAATCATCAGAACAAAATGCTTAATCTAAACGCATTCACCACTCATAACCTGGTAAACGTACTTCGTAACCTTGCATTTGCCATTGTTCTTCTCTATTTCGGTGCAGGTTCAATAGACGGATCAAGCCTCATCTCTCTTGGTGTACTATACGCATTCGTTGATGTACTAAGCCGTTTATTCCAGCCGGTTACAGGAATGGTGAATCAGCTGGCTAATCTGGATTCTTCGATGGTGTCAGCAGGTCGTGTCTTCGAACTCATGGATGAGACCGGCGAACAAGTCACAGACGGTTCTATGCCAAGATATCTTGGCAATGTAGAATTTAAAGACGTTTCCTTCGCTTATAACAGGGATTATGTGCTCAAAAATATATCTTTTGAAGCGAAACAAGGAGAAACTGTTGCGCTAGTTGGTCATACGGGATCAGGAAAAAGTTCAATTATCAATCTATTGTTTCGTTTTTATGATCCGCAAAAAGGTACGATTACGATTGACGGTCAGGATGTCAGAGATCTTCCTAAACAATGGATTAGAGAACATATGGGCATCGTACTACAAGATCCTTATCTTTTTACGGGTACCATTGCGTCCAATGTCAGCTTAAATGATAAGAAAATTTCTCGAGATACCATTGAAAAGGCCCTGCGGGATGTGGGTGCTGAACAGTTACTCTCTCATCTTCCGCAAGGTTTTGACGAGCCTGTCGTAGAGAAAGGAAGTACCTTGTCCGCTGGTCAGCGTCAATTGATTTCTTTTGCAAGGGCGCTGGCTTATGATCCTGCTATTCTGATCCTGGATGAAGCAACGGCTAATATCGATACAGAAACAGAAGCTATCATCCAAAGTGCGCTGGAAGTTCTGAAAAAAGGGAGAACGACTTTTATCATAGCCCATCGTCTCTCTACGATTCGCAGCAGTGATCAGATATTAGTTCTTCACCAAGGGCAGATTGCGGAGCGCGGTAATCATGATGAACTAATGGCGCTTGGCGGACGATACTATCAGATGTATCAACTGCAACAAGGGAATATACTCGCTGATTCCACTGTTACAGATCAAGTAAATCATCCAGCTCTAGTGCAGACATCTTCCCAGCATTAA
- a CDS encoding sensor histidine kinase, which translates to MKFIPFGWKLFISYLVFIILPVVILGYTANSILVDSMRTQTITNLQGTLAQMRDNVSYKLRDTERISDMLYYDEALALSLRSSEEGWISYEKTSTTLLPKFRQAVESTNQKLWLSIYLRDLNLPEVYYDAGPVDLLKVKGKYFDVYHVNRIQFEDWYRNFPPEKYGKTMKWSQVDDDKQFERISLLRRLVNTLDPLDLKEIGFIRGSIYLSELFESMDYNKIGPGSRIEVVDHNGQKMYNSSELNAEGHSVKRNESASSELIIHEEIPELDWSITAYVPQGILEKGVQKVTQLTLSICFLFIVLISAVAAYFSRYISKRFGKLISVLVMFQQGDYHKRIHYKGTDEFTLIADALNKMGEQTEHLIGEVYETNLKKKQAELESLQAQINPHFLYNTLSSISRLAKFGRVEQQHEMVMNLAKFYRLTLNDGQTIISIYKELEQVKAYLDIQKVKYGDRMEVDFDIDPEILGYETIKLILQPFIENALEHAWCGDRIYIRIIGEQREDKIIFQIIDDGIGMKSQHAQSLLKKDRIKPKGYGICNVHERIQLSFGEEYGVTIYSQLGIGTNITIIIPVQKMDEISPMKSDFG; encoded by the coding sequence ATGAAATTTATACCTTTTGGTTGGAAATTATTTATTTCTTATCTCGTCTTCATTATTCTCCCGGTCGTGATTTTGGGATATACCGCTAACTCTATTCTGGTTGATTCCATGCGGACACAAACCATCACCAATTTACAGGGAACACTTGCCCAGATGAGAGATAATGTCAGCTATAAATTAAGGGATACCGAAAGAATATCAGATATGCTTTACTACGATGAGGCGCTTGCACTGAGTCTTAGGAGTTCAGAAGAAGGCTGGATTAGTTATGAGAAAACATCGACGACGCTTCTTCCGAAATTTAGGCAAGCGGTTGAATCAACGAACCAAAAATTATGGTTGTCTATTTATTTACGGGACCTGAACTTACCCGAAGTATATTATGATGCTGGACCGGTAGATTTACTGAAGGTGAAAGGTAAATATTTTGATGTATATCATGTTAATCGGATTCAATTTGAGGATTGGTATCGAAATTTTCCGCCTGAAAAGTATGGTAAGACAATGAAATGGTCTCAAGTGGATGATGATAAACAGTTTGAACGAATTTCGTTACTTCGAAGGTTAGTGAATACACTAGATCCGCTTGATTTGAAAGAAATTGGTTTTATTCGCGGCAGTATCTACCTATCTGAATTGTTTGAAAGTATGGATTATAATAAAATCGGCCCGGGCAGTAGGATAGAGGTTGTCGATCATAATGGCCAAAAAATGTACAATTCAAGTGAGCTGAATGCAGAAGGTCATTCTGTCAAGCGCAATGAGAGTGCTTCAAGTGAACTGATTATTCATGAGGAGATACCGGAGCTTGACTGGTCAATCACTGCCTATGTCCCTCAAGGGATTTTGGAAAAAGGAGTACAGAAAGTTACCCAGCTTACGCTTTCGATCTGCTTTTTGTTCATAGTATTAATCAGTGCAGTAGCCGCCTATTTCTCTAGATATATATCGAAAAGATTTGGCAAGCTAATTTCCGTACTTGTTATGTTTCAGCAGGGGGACTACCACAAACGAATTCATTATAAAGGAACAGATGAATTTACATTAATTGCAGATGCGCTTAATAAAATGGGGGAGCAAACGGAGCACTTAATTGGAGAAGTATATGAAACGAATCTGAAAAAAAAGCAGGCCGAACTCGAGTCGCTTCAAGCTCAGATTAATCCCCATTTTTTATATAACACACTTTCTTCGATCAGCAGGTTAGCGAAGTTCGGAAGAGTGGAGCAGCAACATGAGATGGTCATGAATTTAGCTAAATTTTACCGACTGACCTTAAATGACGGCCAGACCATCATTTCTATTTATAAAGAACTTGAACAAGTAAAGGCTTATCTGGATATTCAGAAGGTAAAATACGGTGATCGTATGGAGGTGGATTTTGATATTGATCCTGAGATATTAGGATATGAGACAATAAAGCTGATTTTACAGCCTTTTATTGAGAACGCATTAGAGCATGCTTGGTGTGGAGATCGAATTTATATCCGTATCATAGGGGAACAGAGAGAGGACAAGATCATATTTCAGATCATAGATGATGGGATTGGTATGAAGTCTCAGCATGCACAATCGTTGCTTAAAAAAGATAGAATAAAACCAAAAGGGTATGGAATATGTAATGTCCATGAACGAATTCAGTTGTCTTTTGGTGAAGAGTACGGTGTAACGATTTATAGTCAGCTGGGGATCGGAACAAATATCACGATTATCATACCAGTGCAGAAAATGGATGAAATCTCTCCAATGAAATCAGATTTTGGTTGA